From the genome of Sander lucioperca isolate FBNREF2018 chromosome 1, SLUC_FBN_1.2, whole genome shotgun sequence, one region includes:
- the slc24a6a gene encoding sodium/potassium/calcium exchanger 3 isoform X1, whose product MKAPRRPRQTRLLPRFCVCAVGLLAAAWIFNFNDVTGSNAPTVDHDISLSKKELMQQEKDNNENDSISRSAISDFPEDLFTLEQKRQGAVVLHVLCAIYMFHALAIVCDVYFVPSLEKVSENLQLSQDVAGATFMAAGSSAPELFTSLIGVFITKGDVGVGTIVGSAVFNILVIIGLCGIFSGQTISLSWWPLFRDAAFYILSILVLILVIYDEKVMWWETIILISMYGIYIIIMKFNRSLRSLAERHCSRAGQPCLSRLRRTTAVGNVGDCDNDMVPLKPDSCAVAGQDSGVVMVDELLNLHPHQLSFSEASLRLLITPHFPPFTRLRMAGRMVINERQRLIRARGGPEEGGASGEEGLGPNGSWGRENGTVAEGDKQPLEGERERGKETGGETGGVAHPKEEEEEDEEQEEGEEENTPFKPFVLPHGWCVRLKWLLSWPVSILLYFTVPDCNLPRWERWYLLTFLSSTLWIALFSYLMVWMVTIISYTLGIPEVIMGITFLAAGTSVPDCMASLIVARQGMGDMAVSNSIGSNIFDVLLGLGFPWALRTLIVSYGSVVTINSRGLVYSVILLLASVILTVLCVHLNCWKLDRRLGLCLILLYAIFLLCSIGFESL is encoded by the exons ATGAAGGCGCCGAGGAGACCGAGGCAGACGCGGCTCCTCCCCCGGTTCTGCGTCTGTGCAGTCGGTCTGCTCGCAGCCGCCTGGATCTTTAACTTCAACGATGTTACAG GCTCCAATGCACCCACTGTGGATCACGACATCTCCTTGTCCAAGAAAGAGCTCATGCAGCAAGAGAAAGACAACAATGAAAATGACAGTATTTCTAGATCCG CTATCAGTGATTTTCCTGAAGACCTCTTCACTCTGGAGCAGAAGAGACAGGGAGCGGTAGTCCTTCATGTTCTCTGT GCAATCTACATGTTTCATGCACTGGCCATCGTGTGTGATGTTTACTTTGTGCCATCACTGGAAAAAGTATCAGAG AACCTTCAGCTCAGTCAGGATGTTGCCGGGGCAACCTTCATGGCAGCTGGAAGCTCCGCCCCCGAGCTCTTCacctctctgattg GGGTGTTTATCACAAAAGGAGACGTGGGTGTGGGAACTATTGTGGGATCAGCTGTCTTTAACATCCTGGTCATCATCGGCCTCTGCGGCATCTTCTCTGGACAG ACCATCTCTCTGAGCTGGTGGCCTTTGTTTCGTGATGCTGCCTTCTACATCCTGTCCATACTGGTGCTTATCCTG GTGATctatgatgaaaaagtcatgtg GTGGGAGACCATCATCCTGATCTCTATGTACGGAATCTACATAATCATCATGAA gttcaACAGATCTCTGCGCAGCCTGGCAGAGAGACACTGCAGCAGGGCAGGTCAGCCGTGTCTGAGCCGCCTGCGACGGACGACTGCTGTCGGAAACGTTGGAGACTGTGACAACGACATGGTGCCGCTGAAGCCAG ATTCATGTGCGGTGGCCGGCCAGGACTcaggggtggtgatggtggaTGAGCTGCTGAACCTGCACCCCCACCAGCTCTCCTTCTCAGAGGCAAGCCTCCGCCTTCTCATTACCCCGCATTTCCCCCCCTTCACCCGCCTGCGCATGGCAGGACGCATGGTCATCAACGAG AGGCAGAGGCTGATTCGGGCCCGGGGTGGCCCAGAGGAAGGGGGAGCCTCGGGCGAGGAAGGCTTGGGTCCTAACGGGTCGTGGGGGAGGGAGAACGGGACGGTGGCCGAGGGAGACAAGCAGCCGcttgagggagagagggagaggggtaAAGAGACGGGGGGAGAGACAGGTGGGGTAGCACATCctaaagaggaagaggaagaggatgaagagcaggaggaaggagaggaggagaacacTCCTTTCAAACCCTTCGTCCTGCCAC ATGGTTGGTGTGTGCGTCTGAAGTGGCTGCTCTCTTGGCCCGTGAGCATCCTACTTTACTTCACCGTCCCCGACTGTAACCTGCCGCGGTGGGAGCGCTGGTACCTGCTCACCTTCCTGTCCTCCACGCTCTGGATAGCCCTATTCTCCTACCTCATGGTCTGGATG GTGACCATAATCAGCTACACACTTGGAATCCCAGAAGTCATCATGGGCATTACTTTTCTGGCAGCCGGCACCAGTGTCCCTGACTGCATGGCCAGCCTCATCGTTGCTCGACAag GGATGGGCGACATGGCTGTTTCCAACTCCATTGGCAGTAATATCTTTGATGTGCTTCTGGGCCTGGGCTTCCCCTGGGCCCTGAGGACTCTCATTGTCAGCTACGGATCAGTG GTGACAATTAACAGCAGAGGCCTGGTGTACTCAGTGATTCTTCTGTTGGCCTCAGTCATACTCACT GTCCTGTGTGTCCATCTGAACTGCTGGAAGTTGGACCGCAGACTGGGACTCTGTCTCATACTGCTCTATGCCATCTTCCTCCTCTGCTCCATCGGCTTTGAGAGTTTGTAG
- the LOC116052605 gene encoding uncharacterized protein LOC116052605 isoform X1 has product MDVTEENMTPTEMLEKITELDYAHSQQRDLNAKIRQLLDVADDDIAMLRSENVNLRKQVKASLEKNISEAQQVEAEPCSSLLSNDLNAKRCSEQKIQKLEKENTTIKEQNKKLTTELKSFQQERDQDKIGLSRFKVSLQTLERSMGEAQLELLKRDEVIHQKNLQLKHSEEAIEECSNIIKDLRLTNQKLSEQLENRLEEASFAFVNDLMAEKEGSLSPPLSFAEEMNLLASSAEVEINTSDSTYLRHEEPEAEELPKPPSVTVDLQTKRCAGVLETAVQRVRLFLLFVILTVLAFVASGSCTGNFFSINTLWSGAHLMLQPYCSVQYGALPPI; this is encoded by the exons ATGGATGTCACAGAGGAGAACAT gACACCAACGGAGATGCTTGAGAAAATAACGGAGCTGGATTATGCTCACAGCCAACAGAGGGACCTGAATGCTAAAATCAGGCAATTGCTGGATGTTGCAGATGATGATATAGCAATGCTGCGCTCAGAGAACGTCAACCTCAGAAAACAAGTGAAAGC CAGCCTGGAGAAGAACATCAGTGAAGCACAGCAGGTTGAAGCAGAGCCTTGCAGTTCCCTCCTGTCCAATGACCTCAATGCAAAGAGATGCAGTGAACAAAAGATTCAGAAATTG GAGAAGGAAAACACCACGATAAAGGAACAGAATAAGAAGCTAACTACAGAG CTCAAGAGCTTCCAGCAAGAGAGAGACCAGGACAAGATTGGCTTGAGCAGGTTCAAGGTTTCACTTCAAACCCTGGAG CGTAGCATGGGAGAGGCTCAGTTAGAGCTGCTTAAAAGGGATGAGGTCATTCATCAG aaAAACTTGCAGTTAAAGCACTCGGAGGAGGCAATAGAAGAGTGCTCCAACATCATAAAG GATCTCAGGCTGACAAATCAGAAGCTGAGTGAGCAGTTGGAGAACAGACTGGAAGAGGCCTCATT CGCTTTTGTGAATGACCTGATGGCAGAAAAGGAAGGATCGCTCAGTCCCCCTTTGTCCTTCGCAGAGGAAATGAATCTGCTGGCCTCTTCAGCTGAAGTGGAAATCAACACGTCAGACTCCACGTATCTTAGACAT GAAGAACCTGAGGCGGAAGAGCTGCCGAAGCCTCCAAGTGTCACAGTAGATCTTCAGACCAAAAG GTGTGCAGGTGTCTTGGAGACAGCCGTCCAGAGAGTAAGACTCTTTCTGCTGTTTGTCATTCTCACCGTTTTGGCCTTTGTGGCTTCAGGAAGCTGTACAGGAAACTTTTTTTCCATCAACACCTTGTGGAGTGGTGCACACCTGATGTTACAGCCCTACTGCAGTGTGCAATATGGGGCTTTACCTCCTATTTGA
- the LOC116052605 gene encoding uncharacterized protein LOC116052605 isoform X2, with product MDVTEENMTPTEMLEKITELDYAHSQQRDLNAKIRQLLDVADDDIAMLRSENVNLRKQVKALEKNISEAQQVEAEPCSSLLSNDLNAKRCSEQKIQKLEKENTTIKEQNKKLTTELKSFQQERDQDKIGLSRFKVSLQTLERSMGEAQLELLKRDEVIHQKNLQLKHSEEAIEECSNIIKDLRLTNQKLSEQLENRLEEASFAFVNDLMAEKEGSLSPPLSFAEEMNLLASSAEVEINTSDSTYLRHEEPEAEELPKPPSVTVDLQTKRCAGVLETAVQRVRLFLLFVILTVLAFVASGSCTGNFFSINTLWSGAHLMLQPYCSVQYGALPPI from the exons ATGGATGTCACAGAGGAGAACAT gACACCAACGGAGATGCTTGAGAAAATAACGGAGCTGGATTATGCTCACAGCCAACAGAGGGACCTGAATGCTAAAATCAGGCAATTGCTGGATGTTGCAGATGATGATATAGCAATGCTGCGCTCAGAGAACGTCAACCTCAGAAAACAAGTGAAAGC CCTGGAGAAGAACATCAGTGAAGCACAGCAGGTTGAAGCAGAGCCTTGCAGTTCCCTCCTGTCCAATGACCTCAATGCAAAGAGATGCAGTGAACAAAAGATTCAGAAATTG GAGAAGGAAAACACCACGATAAAGGAACAGAATAAGAAGCTAACTACAGAG CTCAAGAGCTTCCAGCAAGAGAGAGACCAGGACAAGATTGGCTTGAGCAGGTTCAAGGTTTCACTTCAAACCCTGGAG CGTAGCATGGGAGAGGCTCAGTTAGAGCTGCTTAAAAGGGATGAGGTCATTCATCAG aaAAACTTGCAGTTAAAGCACTCGGAGGAGGCAATAGAAGAGTGCTCCAACATCATAAAG GATCTCAGGCTGACAAATCAGAAGCTGAGTGAGCAGTTGGAGAACAGACTGGAAGAGGCCTCATT CGCTTTTGTGAATGACCTGATGGCAGAAAAGGAAGGATCGCTCAGTCCCCCTTTGTCCTTCGCAGAGGAAATGAATCTGCTGGCCTCTTCAGCTGAAGTGGAAATCAACACGTCAGACTCCACGTATCTTAGACAT GAAGAACCTGAGGCGGAAGAGCTGCCGAAGCCTCCAAGTGTCACAGTAGATCTTCAGACCAAAAG GTGTGCAGGTGTCTTGGAGACAGCCGTCCAGAGAGTAAGACTCTTTCTGCTGTTTGTCATTCTCACCGTTTTGGCCTTTGTGGCTTCAGGAAGCTGTACAGGAAACTTTTTTTCCATCAACACCTTGTGGAGTGGTGCACACCTGATGTTACAGCCCTACTGCAGTGTGCAATATGGGGCTTTACCTCCTATTTGA
- the LOC116052605 gene encoding uncharacterized protein LOC116052605 isoform X3 has product MDVTEENILEKNISEAQQVEAEPCSSLLSNDLNAKRCSEQKIQKLEKENTTIKEQNKKLTTELKSFQQERDQDKIGLSRFKVSLQTLERSMGEAQLELLKRDEVIHQKNLQLKHSEEAIEECSNIIKDLRLTNQKLSEQLENRLEEASFAFVNDLMAEKEGSLSPPLSFAEEMNLLASSAEVEINTSDSTYLRHEEPEAEELPKPPSVTVDLQTKRCAGVLETAVQRVRLFLLFVILTVLAFVASGSCTGNFFSINTLWSGAHLMLQPYCSVQYGALPPI; this is encoded by the exons ATGGATGTCACAGAGGAGAACAT CCTGGAGAAGAACATCAGTGAAGCACAGCAGGTTGAAGCAGAGCCTTGCAGTTCCCTCCTGTCCAATGACCTCAATGCAAAGAGATGCAGTGAACAAAAGATTCAGAAATTG GAGAAGGAAAACACCACGATAAAGGAACAGAATAAGAAGCTAACTACAGAG CTCAAGAGCTTCCAGCAAGAGAGAGACCAGGACAAGATTGGCTTGAGCAGGTTCAAGGTTTCACTTCAAACCCTGGAG CGTAGCATGGGAGAGGCTCAGTTAGAGCTGCTTAAAAGGGATGAGGTCATTCATCAG aaAAACTTGCAGTTAAAGCACTCGGAGGAGGCAATAGAAGAGTGCTCCAACATCATAAAG GATCTCAGGCTGACAAATCAGAAGCTGAGTGAGCAGTTGGAGAACAGACTGGAAGAGGCCTCATT CGCTTTTGTGAATGACCTGATGGCAGAAAAGGAAGGATCGCTCAGTCCCCCTTTGTCCTTCGCAGAGGAAATGAATCTGCTGGCCTCTTCAGCTGAAGTGGAAATCAACACGTCAGACTCCACGTATCTTAGACAT GAAGAACCTGAGGCGGAAGAGCTGCCGAAGCCTCCAAGTGTCACAGTAGATCTTCAGACCAAAAG GTGTGCAGGTGTCTTGGAGACAGCCGTCCAGAGAGTAAGACTCTTTCTGCTGTTTGTCATTCTCACCGTTTTGGCCTTTGTGGCTTCAGGAAGCTGTACAGGAAACTTTTTTTCCATCAACACCTTGTGGAGTGGTGCACACCTGATGTTACAGCCCTACTGCAGTGTGCAATATGGGGCTTTACCTCCTATTTGA
- the zdhhc24 gene encoding probable palmitoyltransferase ZDHHC24 — translation MTSLASRVFFRVDRVCRHLPVVLNTFLVFSITGEVSYLVLVEPSLEADQNKTVWSAWWKAVHLLAQYFMLGNICWNALLFLRTSPSIKGVFLGGQGMGQGWRYCYTCETHTPPRCSHCYDCKVCVLRRDHHCVFFGQCVGFRNYRYFLCCLFFMWSGLLYATLMNAEVFIVILKEGVTMHSVLLLLIPWIMLVSGQVSARAFAFAFIADTCVVGFLLVSAFFFFHLFLMFRGQTTREWYSTRRPYNLGLLGNLRHALGLRWYLCWLCPLIPSPVPGDGINFQVTGSLEPTR, via the exons ATGACGAGTTTGGCGAGTCGGGTGTTTTTCAGGGTCGACAGGGTGTGTCGCCACCTCCCCGTGGTCCTCAACACTTTCCTGGTCTTCTCAATCACCGGGGAGGTGAGCTACCTGGTGCTGGTCGAGCCTTCGCTGGAGGCGGACCAGAATAAGACGGTGTGGTCCGCCTGGTGGAAAGCGGTCCACCTGCTGGCTCAGTACTTCATGCTGGGAAACATCTGCTGGAACGCACTGCTCTTCCTCAGAACCAGCCCCAGCATAAAGGGGGTGTTCCTGGGAGGACAGGGCATGGGCCAGGGGTGGAG GTACTGCTATACATGCGAGACACATACTCCTCCTCGCTGCTCCCATTGCTACGACTGTAAAGTGTGTGTTCTGCGGCGGGATCACCACTGCGTCTTTTTTGGCCAGTGTGTGGGCTTCCGTAACTACCGCTACTTCCTGTGCTGCTTGTTTTTTATGTGGTCGGGGCTCCTGTACGCCACTCTGATGAATGCAGAGGTCTTCATTGTCATATTGAAGGAGGGTGTGACTATGcacagtgtcctgctgctgctcaTACCTTGGATCATGCTAGTTTCAG GCCAAGTCTCAGCACGTGCCTTTGCCTTTGCCTTCATCGCTGACACGTGCGTGGTGGGCTTTCTGCTGGTGTccgccttcttcttcttccatctTTTCCTGATGTTTCGGGGTCAGACCACAAGGGAGTGGTACTCAACCCGCCGACCCTACAACCTCGGGCTCCTGGGCAACCTGCGTCACGCTCTGGGCCTTCGCTGGTACCTCTGCTGGCTTTGCCCACTCATCCCATCACCTGTCCCTGGAGATGGGATAAACTTCCAGGTCACAGGATCGCTCGAACCGACCCGGTAA
- the slc24a6a gene encoding sodium/potassium/calcium exchanger 3 isoform X2 yields MKAPRRPRQTRLLPRFCVCAVGLLAAAWIFNFNDVTGSNAPTVDHDISLSKKELMQQEKDNNENDSISRSAISDFPEDLFTLEQKRQGAVVLHVLCAIYMFHALAIVCDVYFVPSLEKVSENLQLSQDVAGATFMAAGSSAPELFTSLIGVFITKGDVGVGTIVGSAVFNILVIIGLCGIFSGQTISLSWWPLFRDAAFYILSILVLILVIYDEKVMWWETIILISMYGIYIIIMKFNRSLRSLAERHCSRAGQPCLSRLRRTTAVGNVGDCDNDMVPLKPDSCAVAGQDSGVVMVDELLNLHPHQLSFSERQRLIRARGGPEEGGASGEEGLGPNGSWGRENGTVAEGDKQPLEGERERGKETGGETGGVAHPKEEEEEDEEQEEGEEENTPFKPFVLPHGWCVRLKWLLSWPVSILLYFTVPDCNLPRWERWYLLTFLSSTLWIALFSYLMVWMVTIISYTLGIPEVIMGITFLAAGTSVPDCMASLIVARQGMGDMAVSNSIGSNIFDVLLGLGFPWALRTLIVSYGSVVTINSRGLVYSVILLLASVILTVLCVHLNCWKLDRRLGLCLILLYAIFLLCSIGFESL; encoded by the exons ATGAAGGCGCCGAGGAGACCGAGGCAGACGCGGCTCCTCCCCCGGTTCTGCGTCTGTGCAGTCGGTCTGCTCGCAGCCGCCTGGATCTTTAACTTCAACGATGTTACAG GCTCCAATGCACCCACTGTGGATCACGACATCTCCTTGTCCAAGAAAGAGCTCATGCAGCAAGAGAAAGACAACAATGAAAATGACAGTATTTCTAGATCCG CTATCAGTGATTTTCCTGAAGACCTCTTCACTCTGGAGCAGAAGAGACAGGGAGCGGTAGTCCTTCATGTTCTCTGT GCAATCTACATGTTTCATGCACTGGCCATCGTGTGTGATGTTTACTTTGTGCCATCACTGGAAAAAGTATCAGAG AACCTTCAGCTCAGTCAGGATGTTGCCGGGGCAACCTTCATGGCAGCTGGAAGCTCCGCCCCCGAGCTCTTCacctctctgattg GGGTGTTTATCACAAAAGGAGACGTGGGTGTGGGAACTATTGTGGGATCAGCTGTCTTTAACATCCTGGTCATCATCGGCCTCTGCGGCATCTTCTCTGGACAG ACCATCTCTCTGAGCTGGTGGCCTTTGTTTCGTGATGCTGCCTTCTACATCCTGTCCATACTGGTGCTTATCCTG GTGATctatgatgaaaaagtcatgtg GTGGGAGACCATCATCCTGATCTCTATGTACGGAATCTACATAATCATCATGAA gttcaACAGATCTCTGCGCAGCCTGGCAGAGAGACACTGCAGCAGGGCAGGTCAGCCGTGTCTGAGCCGCCTGCGACGGACGACTGCTGTCGGAAACGTTGGAGACTGTGACAACGACATGGTGCCGCTGAAGCCAG ATTCATGTGCGGTGGCCGGCCAGGACTcaggggtggtgatggtggaTGAGCTGCTGAACCTGCACCCCCACCAGCTCTCCTTCTCAGAG AGGCAGAGGCTGATTCGGGCCCGGGGTGGCCCAGAGGAAGGGGGAGCCTCGGGCGAGGAAGGCTTGGGTCCTAACGGGTCGTGGGGGAGGGAGAACGGGACGGTGGCCGAGGGAGACAAGCAGCCGcttgagggagagagggagaggggtaAAGAGACGGGGGGAGAGACAGGTGGGGTAGCACATCctaaagaggaagaggaagaggatgaagagcaggaggaaggagaggaggagaacacTCCTTTCAAACCCTTCGTCCTGCCAC ATGGTTGGTGTGTGCGTCTGAAGTGGCTGCTCTCTTGGCCCGTGAGCATCCTACTTTACTTCACCGTCCCCGACTGTAACCTGCCGCGGTGGGAGCGCTGGTACCTGCTCACCTTCCTGTCCTCCACGCTCTGGATAGCCCTATTCTCCTACCTCATGGTCTGGATG GTGACCATAATCAGCTACACACTTGGAATCCCAGAAGTCATCATGGGCATTACTTTTCTGGCAGCCGGCACCAGTGTCCCTGACTGCATGGCCAGCCTCATCGTTGCTCGACAag GGATGGGCGACATGGCTGTTTCCAACTCCATTGGCAGTAATATCTTTGATGTGCTTCTGGGCCTGGGCTTCCCCTGGGCCCTGAGGACTCTCATTGTCAGCTACGGATCAGTG GTGACAATTAACAGCAGAGGCCTGGTGTACTCAGTGATTCTTCTGTTGGCCTCAGTCATACTCACT GTCCTGTGTGTCCATCTGAACTGCTGGAAGTTGGACCGCAGACTGGGACTCTGTCTCATACTGCTCTATGCCATCTTCCTCCTCTGCTCCATCGGCTTTGAGAGTTTGTAG